The following nucleotide sequence is from Lacinutrix sp. Hel_I_90.
CGTGTTTTATTTCTTACAAAATTATTTTTTTAGCTATATCATTTTGTATTACAGGAAAGGAAGGCCTTAATCTTTTGTGGGCCATAGCGCTATCCATTATCTCTTGATTTAGAGTTGTGTCATCGATTTTAATTACTTTTGAATTGGCTCCTTAATAAGAACCAGACTTCCAAGTAATGGATTGTGCTGTTTTTATAGTTAGGATAGCATTCCCATCGTCTCCACTGGTTTCTTGAGCACCATCTTTAACAGCTTTTAGGGACCATGAAAAGCCAAAAGTAACTATGAGTGCTAATCCTAAAAACTTTGTTTTTAATGCTGAGTGTTTAATTTTATTAACTTTTTTGTTCTTTTAAAGATTAATATGTAAATAAAAAAAGCCGAAGCTTTTAGACTTCGACTCTTCAACAATCTAACTAAAAAGAGAAATACTCCCCATTAGACTAGTGCAGGGATTCATTATTTTTAGACTAATTCAAATTTTAATTAGAACATTTGGTTAACAGCTTGACGGCAAGCTAAGCCTCAATTTGGTAGCTTATTATCATAAGCAGGTATGGTTTTCATCCTTTTTAAATTTTTGAGTCTAAATGCAGTCTTATAATTGTATTCAATAAAAAAAGACGCACCTTATGCAGGAAATTTAGAGCTTCAAGCCGGTATAGATGGTAAAAAGAATACGTTTAGCTTTTTTCAAATTACTTATATAGATTAGCACAACACTGTTTAGGTGAATGTTTTATAATTGATGTTTCATTTAGAAATAAGCTGTTAAGCCTATACTAAAGAAAATAGTGTTTAAAATGGTTTTAGCGTCACCAGAACTGCCTTTAGGTTTCTGACTTTGATTGGTATAATTAATAGCAGGTTCAACCGATACATGCTCTCCAAAGAAAAAGGCATAACCAGCGGTCCCACGAACTGCAAAAACGGTAGACTCGATATCTCCTATTATAGAACTGGTTTTGTTAGAACCAAAACCTACTGTCGCTTCTGCAAATAAACCGTTATCAAACATATATCTTGCAAAAGGACCTACGGCTAAACCATCTGAGATTATTTTGCCATCCATGCCTTCAACTTTTGTAGTACTGGTACTTACTTCAAGCTCCAATCCAGCAATGATATTATCGGTAATAAAATACCCTGCTTTTGGCGATGCTGTAATTTGAAAAGTACTGCCAACATCAATCGTGTTGCCATCAAACTTTGCTTTTTCATTGGTAGAAATAATACCAATAGTGCCATTAGCTAAAAAGTTACCTTTAGTTTTTGCTGTAAAGCCATCTTGAGCATAAGATGAAAAAGCAAGGGTTGTGATTACTAATGTTAAAATGGTTTTTAAATGAGTCATAATTGTTTGGTTTAATAGTGTTTATACTTGTTTGTTGTTTAATGTGTATTTTAATGTAAAGGTTAACCTGTATCTTAAAAAAAATTATAAGGTGAGGCTGGTTTTTACAATGGTGTAACTTTCGTTAGTAAAATTGTAACCGCTAATCCAAAAGTTTACACCGTCGAAGGCTATGCCGCTAATGGAGGTGTCTTTTACTCTGTAACTAGAAATAACCTGAAAACTAGGTGTTACCTGACATTTGTGAACAAACCGCCCATCACAGACATACAAAAACCCGTTTTGATAGTCTAAACCTTCTGGTTGAATCTCCAAGGCTATCGTTTGCTCAATAACATCTGGTGATGGCGCATAATTATATAGATATAAACTAGACTCATTACTGCTTGCTACCCATAGCGTAGTGGTATTTACTGAAGCTAACCCTTTAATCCATGCACCTGTAGCTACTGAGTCGAAGCCTAAATTATTACTGTTTTCATAATAGGCATGAAAGTTATCTGAGCCATTATCACTTTGAAAAACATACCGCTCTGGGGCATTATATTTTTCAATTTCAACAGCAATAGCACTATTAGTGGTCGCTATTTGTCCAATTTCAAGAAATGTGTCGGGGTCAATTAATCCTATATGGTCTGCATCTGTTGTTTTACCATAGACAATGGCTGTTTTATCATAGGTAAATGCAAGGTCTACCTCACCATCCCAAGGCGCATTACCTTGTAATAGAATACTAAGTTCTTCAACCCAACTAGAGCTACTTGGACCGTTATCTATTTTTTGTAGTATTTTACTGGAAGAACCATTAGAAAGAGTTGCTGTATTTTCGGTAATGGTGTAACTAAAAACACCTGGGCTTCCTTGTCCACCAGTGCCATCAATGGTTACTTGATTATTTGTTATACTATAATTTGGACTATAAATTCCTTTAAAATTATCGCTAGTTTCTCTTAAAATATTTGCCGTGTTATCGGTATTAAAATAAATGTATTTATCACTGTCATGAATAAAACTGCCAGATGTGATTTCCCATTGCCCGAGTAATGGATTTGAAGCTCCGTTAGTGCTATTGTCGGCGGCATCGTCGTCGTTTTTGCTACAGTGAAAAAGACAAATGCTAAGGAGTATTAGTAGTAGAGTTTTGTTTAATGGTTTCATGTTGTTTTTTTTAATTAGTAACCGAATGTATTATCTATATCGGAATAGCCTACACCCGAAAAATGAAGATTAGAAACATGGATTAGAAGGTCTTCTGAGTGTTTTAATGTTGTTTTTTCGTAGCGATTGTCTACTTTAAAATTGGCAGTACCACTAGCTGTATTTGAATCTGATATAGCGATAGTGCCAGACAATACTATATTTTTATTTGTTGCTGCGGAATGTTCTGTAGCTGCATAGTGCGCACTAATTTTATTGCCTTCTGTGTTGCTTCTTTTAATATTAACCAATACACGAATAAGGGTGTTATTTTCTAGATTATATTCAACTTGAACAACTTCACTACCTTTATCTATTTTTTTTTTAAAAGTGAAAAGGGCTTTTTTAACAGTACTCTTTTTTTCGGTAAAAATGATTCCAGAAGCTGTAGTGTACTGCCAGTCTTCACCGTTTATTTTGCATAACTGAATGTCCTTTTTATTTTCTCTTTCAGTTGTGGTTATGGTAGCCACTGATGCTTCAGTAGATTTTATTTTTTCCCCATTACATGAGAATAACAAAACGGTCGCCAAACAGATTAATAGCATTTTCATTACATCAGTTTTTTATAGTTATCAGTGTCAATATTTAGAGTGACTTTATCTAATGCTATACAGGTCATGACGGTACGTTGAGGTTTTCTTTTCGAGGTATCAACCATATCCATTTCCATAGTTAAACCGTTTAGCATTTTCATCCAGGATTGATTGGCGCCTTTTTTAGCTTTTATATTATAAAAGGATTTGGAAAAGCTTATACCTGCATTTTGTGTTACCCAAACCGAGCCATTTAAATCTTTTCCAACGACTTTGAATTCTTCACAACTGTAGCCAAGAATAGGTTTTTTGTTTCCCGTGGGTGTTATACTCACATCGGTCTCTTCTATAGCATCCTCTGTTGTCTCTTCTAAGTTTAAATTCATAGACATTAAGGTTTTATCACCTTTATTTTCCATAAACATAAATATGGTTTCTCGGCTCAAATCCATAACTGTTATAACATCTGTTCTTCCTTTTTTATCTGGAATAGTTGAGGCGATGTAATTGCCGGAATTGGTTAAGTAATAGTTAATATCAGTTGTTCTTTTATCGCTTTGAATTTGCATTGTATATTTATGTGAGAAATTATAATTCCTGGCAGGAGCTGCCTTTGAAACAGAAATATTAAAAGGATTATTTTTTTCTTTCTTATTTTCTTTTGAATTATTAAAGGTAGAATCGGAAGCTTTGCTAGGGTCCTTTTCTGTTTTCTCCTCGTTTTTTTTCTCAATGGTTTTTTCAGCAACTTTACTGATTTTTTCACCTAGTTTCTTAAAAATTTGTGCGTCTGCGTGACTGTTGAAGCATAGTGTTAGAAGTACTAGTGTTATTTTTAAATGTTTCATGATCTATTATTTTTTAGTTGATTAATCTTTTATGCTTTTCGCTTCAAGTATTTTTCTCTCTATAGCTTTTGCTAAAGAATCTTTTTGTTTCTGAGTGAGTGTGTTGGCTTGCAGATAATATTGACTTTTATAGTCTGCTTTTTGTTCTTCTGTTAAATCCATTTTACCTAATAATTCTAAAAAGCCAGTTTTTTTACCTGTAGCATTTCCATCTAAATTTTCACCAAACATTTGAGTCATGCTTTCTGCTCCCATATCTAAAAAATTATCAGATTTTACTTTTGACGAATCGGTGATTTTTGTTTGAGCTAGGCAAATATCTGTCAATGAAAGACCTAAGATTAAAAGCATGAATGTCATGGGGTTATGTGAAAATATTTTGTTTTTATGAGGTAATTTGCAATGGTGTTTTATGGTGTTCATGTTTATAATTTTTTTGTGATTTCTAGTTTATGTTTTTTAAGAATAAAAGGTTAACATTAATCTTCTGTAATACTCCAGATTTTTCCTGTTGCTGTTCCAGAAGCGATGTATCCTCCAAAAACCCAAAGGGCATCATCATAAAAAAGGGTGGCATGTTTTGTAATAGGATCTAATGGGTTTATGCCGTCATAACTTAACCAGTCTTCCAGATTTGAAGAGGCATAAATAGCGTTTGTGAATGTAGAGGTAGCGGTACGACCACCAATAACCCAAACCTTATTATTATAAACAGTTGCAGTATGTAAATTTAAACCTGGAAAAATAGAAGCGTTCTGTGATAACAAAGACCAATCGCTTCCATTCGTACTTTTCCATATCTCATTGAGTTTTTCACCTGCAATATTTTCGCCGCCTAAAACATACATAGCACCATCAAAAACAAAACCGCCTTGATTGACACGACCAGAAAAGGCATTATTTGTTTCTTCTACCCAAATATTCCCATCTACAGTAGACTGTACAAAAGTATTTCCAGTGATTAAAGAACCGGCAATAACATACATTTTACCATTAAAAGCCAGCGTTTGATGATAGGTCACTGCTCCAAAAGGCGCGGTTACAAAAGTATTAGTCCAGTTAGCGCCATCTGTTGTCCACCAGATATCACCATACCAATCACCAACGGTATTTTCACCACCAATAAGCCAAAGTTTACCGTCAAATACGGTTAAAGTATGACCACAGCGATCACCAGTTAAATTACTCGCTACCGAAACCCATGCCACGCCATCATTACTTTTCCATACCGCACTTGAATAGTCGTTTCCTTCAGTATAGCTATCATCACCGCCAATAGCCCAAATTTCACCATTAAATTCAATCATCGTTTTACAGGCAAAATCGCCCATTTGATCTTGATTGGTTCTTAAATTAAAAGTCAGGTTTAATGTTTCTGGTGGTAAAATTTTATCGGCACTATCATCACTTGAGCATGAAAATGTAGTAATAGCTATAAAGAGTAAAAGAAGTTTTAAAAGCGGCTTACCAAGTAATGTCTTCATAATTTAAAGTTTTAAAGTTTAATTCTTAATAAATTCAATCTGAAAAGGTTAACAGATTTGAGTGTTTTTATTGAAAAAAAGTTAAATTAGCTAACCAAGTGTTAACCTTTTATCAACTCCCACTATTAAATGTCAAACCCAAATGAAGACATCACGCTCGAGGAACTAAAACTAGGATCAGAAGAAAAACTTCGTAAAGTTTATGAAGACAACAGAGACAAGTTTTTAAATTTTGCAAAGCGTTATAATTTACCTCACGATGATGTAATTGATGTTTACCAGGATGCCTATGTTGCTTTTCATAACAATATAATGTCTGGAAAGATTGAAACAATGACAAGTAGTATTTCTACTTATTTGTTTAGTATTGGTAAGTATTTAATTTTTGATAAGATGAAAAAAAATAACAAAACCATTAGGTCAGAATACAATATGGATATTGTAAGAGATCAAGAGAATGTTATGGAAAACATCGACATTGATACTGAGGATTTAACACACGAGCAACAGTTATTGCGAACACATTTTGCAAGTTTAGGGAAGCAATGTCAAGA
It contains:
- a CDS encoding autotransporter domain-containing protein is translated as MTHLKTILTLVITTLAFSSYAQDGFTAKTKGNFLANGTIGIISTNEKAKFDGNTIDVGSTFQITASPKAGYFITDNIIAGLELEVSTSTTKVEGMDGKIISDGLAVGPFARYMFDNGLFAEATVGFGSNKTSSIIGDIESTVFAVRGTAGYAFFFGEHVSVEPAINYTNQSQKPKGSSGDAKTILNTIFFSIGLTAYF
- a CDS encoding RNA polymerase sigma factor, whose product is MSNPNEDITLEELKLGSEEKLRKVYEDNRDKFLNFAKRYNLPHDDVIDVYQDAYVAFHNNIMSGKIETMTSSISTYLFSIGKYLIFDKMKKNNKTIRSEYNMDIVRDQENVMENIDIDTEDLTHEQQLLRTHFASLGKQCQELLNLFYYRGFTIKDILEQGNYNSENVIKSAKSRCLKTLKERINSNY
- a CDS encoding DUF4412 domain-containing protein, with the protein product MKHLKITLVLLTLCFNSHADAQIFKKLGEKISKVAEKTIEKKNEEKTEKDPSKASDSTFNNSKENKKEKNNPFNISVSKAAPARNYNFSHKYTMQIQSDKRTTDINYYLTNSGNYIASTIPDKKGRTDVITVMDLSRETIFMFMENKGDKTLMSMNLNLEETTEDAIEETDVSITPTGNKKPILGYSCEEFKVVGKDLNGSVWVTQNAGISFSKSFYNIKAKKGANQSWMKMLNGLTMEMDMVDTSKRKPQRTVMTCIALDKVTLNIDTDNYKKLM